In one Sphingomonas sp. AP4-R1 genomic region, the following are encoded:
- the dgcN gene encoding N-acetyltransferase DgcN, which yields MIPSPYLLYLGSSTDELSVKTSRGIAVWRPEVAVGEYRNPDCTVTLGLEHLDFAEAYARGARTLVLGVANAGGIMGPSAKADVLAALAAGLNVAAGLHDRLNDHPDLVAAAEEAGLQLFDVREPPKGLVVGNGRPRAGKRLLTVGTDCSVGKMYTTLALERELHARGLPADFRATGQTGILIAQSGVPIDAVVADFISGAAEMISPARTDDGWDLIEGQGSLFHPSFAGVSLGLLHGAQAEALVMCHEYGRPSMRGLSYRTLPDIGECMEANLAAAALTRPGARFVGIGLNTSRLSDEDALRVCAEAEDKYGLPCQDPLRMGVNRIIDRLLECDATSVAA from the coding sequence ATGATCCCGAGCCCCTATCTGCTGTATCTCGGCTCATCGACCGATGAGCTTTCGGTGAAGACCTCGCGTGGCATCGCCGTCTGGCGGCCGGAGGTCGCCGTCGGCGAATATCGCAATCCCGACTGCACCGTGACGCTCGGCCTCGAGCATCTCGACTTCGCCGAGGCCTATGCGCGCGGCGCGCGCACGCTGGTGCTAGGTGTCGCCAATGCGGGCGGCATCATGGGGCCGTCGGCCAAGGCCGACGTGCTGGCGGCGCTCGCCGCCGGGCTCAATGTCGCCGCGGGCCTGCATGACCGCCTCAACGATCATCCCGATCTGGTCGCCGCCGCCGAGGAAGCCGGCCTGCAATTGTTCGACGTGCGCGAGCCGCCGAAGGGTCTCGTCGTCGGCAATGGCCGCCCGCGCGCAGGCAAGCGCCTGCTGACGGTCGGCACCGATTGCTCGGTCGGCAAGATGTACACGACGCTGGCACTGGAGCGCGAACTGCATGCGCGCGGCCTGCCCGCCGATTTCCGCGCCACCGGCCAGACCGGCATCCTCATCGCCCAGTCCGGCGTACCGATCGATGCCGTGGTCGCCGATTTCATCTCTGGCGCCGCCGAGATGATCTCGCCCGCCCGCACCGACGACGGCTGGGATCTGATCGAGGGCCAGGGCTCGCTGTTCCACCCCTCCTTCGCGGGCGTCTCGCTCGGCCTGCTGCACGGAGCGCAGGCGGAAGCGCTCGTCATGTGCCACGAATATGGCCGGCCGAGCATGCGCGGCTTGTCTTATCGCACGTTGCCGGACATCGGCGAATGTATGGAAGCGAACCTCGCCGCCGCCGCTCTCACCCGTCCGGGCGCGCGCTTCGTCGGCATCGGCCTGAACACGTCGCGTCTGTCCGATGAGGATGCGCTGCGCGTGTGCGCCGAGGCGGAAGACAAATATGGGCTGCCCTGCCAGGATCCTCTGCGAATGGGTGTGAACCGGATCATCGACAGGCTGCTGGAATGCGACGCGACATCCGTAGCGGCATAG
- a CDS encoding dicarboxylate/amino acid:cation symporter, whose product MRGREGRRGLILWQRVLIGLLLGIALGFAFPGVAPTIAFVGELFVRLIRMLVVPVVLITIAAGITTLGDPSRLGSLGGRTLGLFLATTFVAVAVGMIVAILLRPGEGVTLAGAAAQSLGEAKTLHDQLIGIVPTNIFDSLAKGEMLPIILFSILIGVGVVLAGEDGRPVANFLAAASAVLLRIVRLVMELTPFGVFALVANAVAAGGVQVFAHIGWLALGVVIGSLIQIAFVHLPLVRTVAGIGPRRFLGGIVDALAIAFSTASSSATMPVAMRCAEDNLGVSRTITSTVLPLGAAIGKDGTAMYVGLISLFSLQAFGVPLSPVVLGTVWLTGALAAFGTAPVPSASLFMLAAVLSAVGVPAEQTALMVGFILPFDRLLDMTRTVPSASANIVVATSVAAWEGELDRTAASRPAQE is encoded by the coding sequence ATGCGGGGACGTGAAGGCAGGCGCGGCCTGATCCTGTGGCAGCGCGTGCTGATCGGCCTGCTGCTGGGCATCGCCCTGGGTTTCGCCTTTCCGGGCGTGGCACCGACGATCGCCTTTGTCGGCGAACTCTTTGTACGCCTGATCCGGATGCTGGTCGTCCCCGTCGTGCTGATCACGATCGCGGCGGGGATCACCACGCTGGGCGATCCGTCGCGGTTGGGCTCGCTCGGCGGGCGGACGCTGGGCCTGTTCCTCGCCACCACCTTCGTCGCGGTCGCGGTCGGCATGATCGTCGCGATTCTGCTACGGCCGGGCGAGGGCGTAACGCTGGCGGGCGCCGCCGCGCAGTCGCTGGGCGAGGCCAAGACGCTCCACGATCAGCTGATCGGGATCGTGCCGACCAACATCTTCGACTCGCTCGCCAAGGGCGAGATGCTGCCGATCATCCTCTTCTCGATCCTGATCGGGGTGGGCGTCGTGCTGGCGGGGGAGGATGGCCGCCCGGTCGCGAATTTCCTCGCCGCCGCCTCGGCCGTCCTGCTCCGCATCGTGCGCCTCGTGATGGAGCTGACGCCGTTCGGCGTGTTCGCGCTCGTCGCCAATGCGGTGGCAGCGGGCGGCGTGCAGGTGTTCGCGCATATCGGCTGGCTGGCCCTGGGCGTCGTGATCGGATCTCTGATCCAGATCGCCTTCGTCCACCTGCCGCTGGTCCGCACGGTCGCCGGCATCGGCCCGCGCCGCTTCCTGGGCGGGATCGTCGATGCGCTGGCGATCGCTTTCTCCACCGCCTCCAGCTCCGCGACGATGCCGGTCGCGATGCGCTGCGCCGAGGATAATCTCGGCGTCTCGCGCACGATCACCTCCACCGTGCTGCCGCTGGGCGCCGCGATCGGCAAGGACGGCACGGCCATGTATGTCGGCCTGATCAGCCTGTTCAGCCTGCAGGCGTTCGGCGTCCCGCTCTCGCCCGTCGTGCTGGGGACGGTGTGGCTGACGGGTGCGCTGGCGGCCTTCGGCACCGCGCCCGTTCCGTCCGCCTCGCTGTTCATGCTGGCCGCCGTGCTGTCTGCAGTGGGCGTACCGGCGGAGCAGACCGCCTTGATGGTGGGCTTCATCCTGCCCTTCGATCGGCTGCTGGACATGACGCGCACCGTGCCGAGCGCATCGGCGAACATCGTTGTCGCCACCAGCGTCGCCGCGTGGGAGGGGGAGCTGGACCGTACCGCCGCCTCTCGCCCCGCGCAGGAATAG
- the sppA gene encoding signal peptide peptidase SppA, giving the protein MRVVRGFWRLLVGIKDALVLLLLLLFFGALFALLSVRPNPSVPTSGALVLKLDGTIVEQPADADPLSVISGNGPATREYRLRDVVRALQVASTDPLVKAIVLDLDRFAGGRQAALAEVGEAIDGARRGGKPVFVYATGYADDGYQLAAHASDLWLNPLGAIFLSGPGGSQLYYKGLLDKIGVTAHLYRVGRFKSAGEPYIRADLSPEARAANQALADSLWARWNEEVAKARPKAQLAPYEKDPAGALERAGNDTSKAALDAGLVDKLGDRIAFGRRVAEIAGDAAGGKPGDYQAIPIDRYLAAHPEPAAGKVGVLTIAGEIVDGERGPGTAGGETIARLLTDELAKKRIKALVVRVDSPGGSVTGSERIRSAILEAKSQGLPIVVSMGSVAASGGYWVSTPGQMVFADPATITGSIGVFALIPTFEGTLAKLGLSADGVATTPLSGQPDVLKGTSPTIDRLIQGSITSTYARFMNIVGAARHMTPEHVDEIGQGHVWAGSTARQLGLVDRFGGLDDAIAFAASAAKLSGGDARPRWIERDPNPYKALLAEWAGRRPDGDADAAVTDPLARIARAPQATALNALADAGTILSGPVVQVRCLECGGTAPAPDAASVRAMLPGLVAKLAR; this is encoded by the coding sequence ATGCGCGTCGTACGGGGTTTCTGGCGGCTTCTGGTCGGGATCAAGGATGCTCTCGTGCTCCTGCTCCTGCTGTTGTTCTTCGGTGCGCTCTTCGCCCTGCTGTCGGTACGCCCCAATCCGTCCGTGCCCACCTCCGGCGCGCTGGTGCTGAAGCTGGACGGCACGATCGTCGAGCAGCCGGCCGATGCCGATCCGCTCTCCGTCATTTCCGGCAACGGGCCGGCGACGCGCGAATATCGCCTGCGCGATGTGGTGCGCGCGCTGCAGGTGGCCTCCACCGATCCGCTGGTGAAGGCGATCGTGCTGGATCTCGATCGCTTCGCGGGCGGGCGTCAGGCGGCGCTGGCCGAAGTGGGCGAGGCGATCGACGGCGCGCGGCGCGGCGGCAAGCCAGTCTTCGTCTATGCGACCGGCTATGCCGATGACGGATACCAGCTCGCCGCGCACGCCAGCGACCTGTGGCTCAATCCGCTGGGCGCGATCTTCCTGAGCGGGCCCGGCGGCTCGCAGCTCTATTACAAGGGCCTGCTCGACAAGATCGGCGTCACCGCGCACCTCTATCGCGTCGGCCGCTTCAAGTCGGCGGGCGAGCCCTATATCCGCGCCGATCTCTCGCCCGAGGCGCGCGCCGCCAATCAGGCGCTGGCGGACAGCCTGTGGGCGCGATGGAACGAGGAGGTCGCGAAGGCCCGCCCCAAGGCGCAGCTCGCCCCTTATGAGAAGGATCCGGCCGGAGCGCTGGAGCGCGCCGGCAACGATACGAGCAAGGCCGCGCTGGATGCGGGCCTGGTCGACAAGCTTGGCGATCGCATCGCCTTTGGCCGCCGCGTCGCCGAGATTGCCGGCGACGCCGCTGGCGGCAAGCCCGGCGACTATCAGGCGATCCCGATCGATCGCTATCTCGCGGCCCATCCCGAGCCCGCCGCCGGCAAGGTCGGCGTGCTGACGATCGCGGGCGAGATCGTGGACGGCGAGCGCGGCCCCGGCACCGCCGGCGGCGAGACGATCGCGCGCCTGCTGACCGACGAACTCGCCAAGAAGCGCATCAAGGCGCTGGTGGTGCGCGTCGACAGCCCCGGTGGCTCGGTGACGGGTTCGGAGCGGATCCGCAGCGCGATCCTCGAAGCCAAGTCGCAGGGGCTGCCGATCGTCGTCTCGATGGGATCGGTGGCGGCTTCGGGCGGCTATTGGGTGTCGACGCCCGGCCAGATGGTGTTCGCCGATCCCGCCACGATCACCGGATCGATCGGCGTGTTCGCGTTGATCCCCACCTTCGAGGGCACGCTCGCCAAGCTTGGCCTGTCGGCGGACGGCGTGGCGACCACGCCGCTCTCCGGCCAGCCGGACGTGCTGAAGGGCACCTCGCCCACGATCGACCGGCTGATCCAGGGCAGCATCACCAGCACCTATGCGCGCTTCATGAACATCGTCGGTGCCGCGCGCCACATGACGCCCGAGCATGTCGACGAGATCGGCCAGGGCCATGTGTGGGCGGGCAGCACCGCGCGCCAGTTGGGCCTCGTCGATCGCTTCGGCGGGCTGGACGATGCGATCGCTTTCGCCGCCTCCGCCGCCAAGCTTTCGGGCGGCGACGCGCGGCCGCGCTGGATCGAGCGCGATCCCAATCCCTACAAGGCGCTGCTGGCCGAATGGGCCGGTCGCCGTCCGGACGGCGATGCCGATGCCGCGGTGACCGATCCCCTCGCCCGCATCGCCCGCGCGCCGCAGGCGACGGCATTGAACGCGCTGGCCGATGCCGGCACTATCCTCTCCGGCCCGGTGGTGCAGGTCCGCTGCCTGGAATGCGGCGGCACGGCGCCCGCGCCCGATGCCGCCTCGGTCCGCGCGATGCTGCCCGGCCTCGTCGCGAAGCTGGCTCGCTAA
- the dgcA gene encoding N-acetyl-D-Glu racemase DgcA, which translates to MRRDIRSGIESWPLERPFRISRGVKTAAEVVTVEIEADGVMGRGEAVPYARYEETPATVLAEIREVTDALASGAGRADLPGLLAPGAARNAIDCALWDWELKQGKASLPLLTRPLATALTVSLDTPEAMGEAAVALAAAPLVKVKVNAEDVEACLRAVRKSAPAPKLIVDPNESWDLALLASLQPLLAELRVDFVEQPVPSEIDAGLAGFERAVPICADESVHVSRDLDHLVGRYDMVNIKLDKTGGLTEALVLLEAARARGFGVMVGCMISTSLSIVPALAVAMHADYADLDGPWWLKQDRPGGITVEDGMILPPAPGFWGTNRA; encoded by the coding sequence ATGCGACGCGACATCCGTAGCGGCATAGAAAGCTGGCCGCTGGAGCGGCCCTTCCGCATCTCGCGCGGGGTGAAGACCGCCGCCGAGGTGGTGACGGTGGAGATCGAGGCGGACGGCGTCATGGGTCGCGGCGAGGCCGTGCCCTATGCCCGCTATGAGGAAACGCCCGCCACCGTCCTCGCCGAAATACGGGAAGTGACGGACGCGCTCGCCTCCGGTGCCGGGCGGGCCGACCTCCCCGGCCTGCTGGCGCCGGGAGCGGCCCGCAACGCGATCGATTGCGCGCTGTGGGATTGGGAACTGAAGCAGGGCAAAGCCTCGCTCCCCCTGCTCACCCGTCCGCTGGCGACGGCCCTCACTGTGAGCCTCGACACGCCCGAGGCGATGGGCGAGGCCGCTGTGGCGCTGGCCGCCGCCCCGCTCGTGAAGGTGAAGGTGAACGCCGAGGATGTGGAGGCGTGCCTGCGCGCCGTCCGCAAGAGCGCGCCCGCGCCGAAGCTGATCGTCGATCCCAACGAAAGCTGGGATCTGGCCCTGCTCGCCAGCCTTCAGCCTTTGCTGGCCGAACTGCGCGTCGATTTCGTCGAGCAACCGGTGCCGTCCGAGATTGATGCGGGGCTTGCCGGGTTCGAGCGCGCCGTGCCAATCTGTGCCGATGAATCGGTGCATGTCAGCCGCGATCTCGATCACCTCGTCGGCCGCTACGACATGGTGAACATCAAGCTCGACAAGACGGGCGGCCTGACCGAGGCGCTCGTTCTGCTGGAAGCGGCGCGGGCACGGGGCTTCGGTGTGATGGTCGGCTGCATGATCTCCACCTCGCTTTCGATCGTGCCCGCGCTCGCCGTGGCGATGCACGCCGATTATGCCGATCTCGACGGGCCGTGGTGGCTCAAGCAGGACCGGCCCGGTGGCATCACCGTGGAAGACGGCATGATCCTGCCCCCCGCCCCCGGCTTCTGGGGCACGAACCGAGCGTGA
- a CDS encoding Rrf2 family transcriptional regulator encodes MLSQHSRYALKALLHMASCEREGPEPIVSIATAANVPRKFLEAIFVDLKRNGFVASTRGPRGGYVLTRPPGEITFGEVIRSIEGPLALIGCASQKFYRPCRDCSDEAACALRRVMMDAREQLVSVLDHRTLADAVSDPAFAGNELETTE; translated from the coding sequence ATGCTGTCGCAACATAGCCGCTATGCGCTGAAGGCGCTGCTCCACATGGCCTCCTGCGAACGGGAGGGGCCGGAGCCGATCGTCTCGATCGCGACGGCCGCCAACGTGCCGAGGAAGTTTCTCGAGGCGATCTTCGTCGATCTCAAGCGCAACGGCTTCGTCGCCAGCACGCGCGGCCCGCGCGGCGGCTATGTCCTCACGCGCCCGCCGGGCGAGATCACGTTCGGCGAGGTGATCCGATCGATCGAGGGGCCGCTGGCGCTGATCGGCTGCGCGAGCCAGAAATTCTACCGCCCCTGCCGCGATTGCTCGGACGAAGCCGCCTGCGCGCTGCGCCGCGTGATGATGGATGCGCGCGAACAGCTCGTCTCGGTGCTGGACCATCGCACGCTCGCCGATGCGGTGAGCGACCCGGCCTTTGCCGGCAATGAACTGGAAACGACGGAATAA
- a CDS encoding 2OG-Fe(II) oxygenase family protein — protein sequence MTSDPRLLQEQASRLKAAGRLEEALAFNLRAVAAAPASAVAEHNLASTLGDLTRFAEAEEATGRAFAKGLDAPETWLVRARALQGLGRLDEAEAAYLEAIARRAAYLEAQRDLAQLRWMRTADANTALVTLEATMRTLPTVPELAMLHAKVLINAGEGRRAIASLKAALARSPDHAGLHEAASRAAADLGDAAAQLDHAIAALRAAPSSAGAARAAVEALLHMGRAGEAEQLVQRILPSAPNDQGLIALLSTAWLLQKDSRHAALCEDPAFVSFSPIVAPTGWPSLDAFLAELGETLRGLHGWRTHPLEQSLRHGSQTQIDLARSDLPVLRALFAALDAPIRTHIGGLGTGADPLRARPRLGGDYRILGAWSVLLQPGGRHVDHVHPEGWLSSAFYVDLPDAIDRGREGWLSFGRPGIPTTPRVEPFRAIRPEPGHVALFPSYLWHGTEPFAGDEPRLTVAFDLVPA from the coding sequence GTGACATCCGATCCACGCTTATTGCAGGAACAGGCCTCGCGCCTGAAGGCTGCCGGGCGGCTGGAAGAGGCTTTGGCCTTCAATCTTCGCGCGGTGGCGGCCGCCCCCGCCAGCGCCGTGGCCGAGCATAATCTCGCCTCCACGCTGGGTGATCTGACCCGCTTTGCCGAGGCGGAGGAGGCGACGGGGCGGGCCTTTGCCAAAGGGCTTGATGCACCGGAGACGTGGCTGGTCCGCGCCCGCGCGCTGCAGGGGCTGGGGCGGCTGGACGAAGCGGAAGCCGCCTATCTGGAAGCGATCGCGCGCCGCGCCGCCTATCTCGAGGCGCAGCGTGATCTGGCCCAGTTGCGCTGGATGCGGACCGCGGATGCCAACACGGCGCTGGTGACGCTGGAGGCGACGATGCGCACCCTGCCGACCGTCCCTGAATTGGCGATGCTGCACGCCAAGGTGCTGATCAATGCGGGGGAGGGGCGGCGGGCGATTGCGTCCCTGAAGGCGGCGCTGGCGCGCAGCCCCGATCATGCCGGGCTCCATGAGGCCGCCTCGCGTGCCGCTGCCGATCTGGGGGACGCGGCGGCGCAGCTCGATCATGCGATCGCGGCGCTGCGGGCTGCGCCGTCCTCGGCGGGGGCGGCGCGGGCGGCGGTGGAGGCGTTGTTGCACATGGGCAGGGCAGGGGAGGCGGAGCAGCTCGTCCAGCGCATCCTGCCCTCCGCACCGAACGATCAGGGGTTGATCGCTCTGCTGAGCACGGCCTGGCTCCTGCAGAAGGATTCGCGCCATGCCGCGCTGTGCGAGGATCCCGCCTTCGTCAGTTTCTCACCGATCGTGGCGCCGACGGGCTGGCCGAGCCTCGATGCCTTCCTTGCCGAACTCGGCGAGACGCTGCGCGGCCTGCACGGCTGGCGGACGCATCCGCTGGAGCAATCCTTGCGCCATGGCAGCCAGACCCAGATCGATCTGGCCCGCTCGGATCTGCCCGTACTGCGCGCTCTGTTCGCCGCGCTCGATGCGCCGATCCGCACGCATATCGGCGGCCTTGGCACCGGTGCCGATCCGCTGCGCGCGCGGCCGCGCCTCGGTGGCGATTACCGCATCCTCGGCGCCTGGTCGGTGCTGCTCCAGCCGGGCGGGCGGCATGTCGATCATGTCCATCCCGAAGGCTGGCTTTCCTCGGCTTTCTACGTCGATCTGCCCGACGCAATCGATCGGGGGCGGGAGGGCTGGCTCTCCTTCGGTCGGCCCGGAATCCCGACCACGCCGCGCGTCGAGCCCTTTCGCGCGATCCGGCCCGAGCCGGGCCATGTCGCGCTGTTCCCCTCCTATCTCTGGCACGGCACCGAGCCGTTTGCGGGCGACGAACCAAGGCTCACGGTGGCGTTCGATCTGGTCCCCGCCTGA
- a CDS encoding M14 metallopeptidase family protein → MVKRGMLLGAAAIALMAAAAGAAGAAGPITPPVAGVTAPSQFFPQEPGSDYFLANYTQYEAYLRKLATESNRMKLVEIGKSAEGRTMVVAIVSTPENLAKMEDYRLIAKRLAKAEGLTDETARELAAKGKSIVWIDAGLHATETITTQSQIHVLYRMLTATDAETMKILDNEIILFGQDNPDGLQLVADWYMRNGDPKKREMRSIPRLYQKYIGHDNNRDSFMSQQPETTNVNKMLFREWYPEIVYNMHQTGPEGMVVFVPPFRDPFNYNYDPLLITELDEVGFAMHSGLIAEGKAGSGARSAANYSTWHNGMERSVSYFHNSIGLLTEIIGGPTPEMIPLIPDQQLARNDVPMPVRPREWHLKDSLDYTWTMNRAVMRFAADNRERLLFNIYRMGSNAIARGKTDSWTTTPNDIDLLKAAAKEHPVETANMFGGRTPAADPALYDKILRDPAKRDPRGYVITTNQKDMPTTIVFLNTLIKNGVDVLKATKPFTVAGKSYPAGSFVVRTDQAYRPHVLDMFEPQDHPNNLAYPGGPPIAPYDITGYNLTYQMGFSYDRVLDAFDGPFEKLPDQLLTAPAGKVIGTGKAGWLISHETDNGYTLTNRLLKAGAPVFWLKAPVKAGKASMPAGTVWVPASAQAASIIADGTKGLGIDAYAVAAKPTAAAIPLKPVRIGLVDQYGGVIPAGWTKWVLEQFEFPYTVVYPQELDAGNLNAKYDVLLFADGTVPSNGDGAFRGRPPMMPKAEDIPAEFRPWLGTISDTKTVPQLAAFAKAGGTIVTMGSATRLATALGTDLKPALVTTVNGKQQMLDGKTFYIPGSILQATVDNSQPLAYGLPAKTDIFFNQNQTFTLPSGAAGTSKIAWFDSATPLRSGWAWGQDKLNGTTAIADVDLGRGKLFVMGPEVAQRAQSYMTFKFLFNGLLYGPAVAASR, encoded by the coding sequence ATGGTGAAGCGCGGGATGCTGCTCGGTGCGGCAGCGATAGCGTTGATGGCGGCAGCGGCCGGTGCGGCGGGGGCGGCAGGCCCGATCACGCCGCCCGTGGCGGGCGTGACTGCGCCGTCGCAATTCTTCCCGCAGGAGCCGGGCAGCGATTACTTCCTGGCCAACTACACTCAGTATGAAGCCTACCTGCGGAAGCTGGCGACCGAATCCAACCGGATGAAGCTGGTCGAGATCGGTAAGAGCGCCGAGGGCCGCACGATGGTCGTCGCGATCGTCTCGACGCCCGAGAATCTCGCCAAGATGGAAGACTATCGGCTGATCGCGAAGCGCCTTGCCAAGGCCGAGGGCCTGACCGACGAGACGGCGCGTGAACTGGCCGCCAAGGGCAAGTCGATCGTGTGGATCGATGCCGGCCTGCACGCAACCGAGACGATCACCACCCAGAGCCAGATCCACGTTCTCTACCGGATGCTGACCGCGACCGATGCCGAGACGATGAAGATCCTCGACAACGAGATCATCCTGTTCGGCCAGGACAATCCGGATGGCCTGCAGCTGGTGGCCGACTGGTATATGCGCAATGGCGATCCCAAGAAGCGCGAGATGCGCTCGATCCCGCGCCTCTACCAGAAGTATATCGGCCACGATAACAATCGCGACAGCTTCATGTCGCAGCAGCCCGAGACGACCAACGTCAACAAGATGCTGTTCCGCGAATGGTATCCGGAAATCGTCTACAACATGCACCAGACCGGGCCGGAGGGCATGGTGGTGTTCGTTCCGCCGTTCCGCGATCCCTTCAACTATAATTACGATCCGCTGCTGATCACCGAGCTGGACGAGGTCGGCTTCGCGATGCACTCCGGCCTGATCGCCGAGGGCAAGGCCGGATCGGGCGCGCGCAGCGCCGCCAATTACTCGACGTGGCATAACGGGATGGAGCGCTCCGTCTCCTATTTCCACAATTCGATCGGCCTGCTGACCGAGATCATCGGCGGCCCCACGCCCGAGATGATCCCGCTCATCCCGGATCAGCAGCTGGCGCGCAACGACGTGCCGATGCCGGTCCGCCCACGCGAATGGCACCTGAAGGACAGCCTCGATTATACGTGGACGATGAACCGCGCGGTGATGCGTTTCGCCGCCGACAATCGCGAGCGCCTGCTGTTCAACATCTATCGCATGGGTTCGAACGCGATCGCGCGCGGCAAGACCGATAGCTGGACGACCACGCCGAACGACATCGATCTCTTGAAGGCCGCCGCGAAGGAGCATCCGGTCGAGACGGCCAATATGTTTGGCGGGCGCACGCCGGCGGCCGATCCCGCGCTTTACGACAAGATCCTGCGCGATCCGGCCAAGCGCGATCCGCGCGGCTATGTCATCACCACCAATCAGAAGGACATGCCGACCACGATCGTGTTTCTGAACACGCTCATCAAGAATGGCGTGGACGTGCTGAAGGCGACCAAGCCTTTCACCGTCGCGGGCAAATCCTATCCGGCAGGCTCGTTCGTGGTCCGCACCGATCAGGCTTACCGCCCGCACGTGCTCGACATGTTCGAGCCGCAGGATCACCCGAACAATCTCGCTTATCCGGGCGGGCCGCCGATCGCGCCCTATGACATCACCGGCTACAATCTGACCTACCAGATGGGCTTCTCCTACGATCGCGTGCTGGACGCGTTCGACGGCCCGTTCGAGAAGCTGCCCGATCAACTGCTGACCGCGCCCGCCGGCAAGGTGATCGGCACCGGCAAGGCCGGCTGGCTGATCAGCCACGAGACGGACAATGGCTATACGCTCACGAACCGCCTGCTGAAGGCGGGGGCTCCGGTCTTCTGGCTGAAGGCGCCGGTGAAGGCGGGCAAGGCTTCGATGCCCGCAGGCACGGTCTGGGTGCCGGCGAGCGCGCAGGCCGCCTCGATCATCGCCGACGGCACGAAAGGGCTGGGCATCGATGCCTATGCCGTCGCGGCCAAGCCCACGGCGGCGGCGATCCCGCTCAAGCCGGTGCGGATCGGCCTCGTCGATCAATATGGCGGCGTGATTCCCGCCGGCTGGACCAAGTGGGTGCTCGAACAGTTCGAATTCCCCTACACGGTCGTCTATCCGCAGGAACTGGATGCGGGGAATCTGAACGCGAAATATGATGTGCTGCTGTTCGCGGACGGCACCGTGCCGTCGAATGGCGACGGCGCGTTCCGCGGCCGTCCGCCGATGATGCCGAAGGCCGAGGATATTCCGGCCGAATTCCGTCCCTGGCTCGGCACGATCAGCGACACCAAGACGGTGCCGCAGCTGGCCGCCTTCGCCAAGGCCGGCGGCACGATCGTGACGATGGGAAGCGCCACCCGCCTCGCCACCGCGCTGGGTACGGATCTGAAGCCGGCGCTCGTCACCACGGTCAACGGCAAGCAGCAGATGCTGGACGGGAAGACCTTCTACATCCCCGGATCGATCCTGCAGGCGACGGTGGATAACAGCCAGCCGCTCGCTTACGGGCTGCCCGCGAAGACGGACATCTTCTTCAACCAGAACCAGACCTTCACGCTGCCTTCCGGCGCCGCCGGCACCAGCAAGATTGCCTGGTTCGATAGCGCGACGCCGCTGCGCTCGGGCTGGGCGTGGGGCCAGGACAAGCTCAACGGCACCACCGCGATCGCCGATGTCGATCTCGGTCGTGGCAAATTGTTCGTGATGGGCCCGGAAGTCGCCCAGCGCGCGCAGAGCTACATGACGTTCAAATTCCTGTTCAACGGTCTGCTCTACGGCCCGGCCGTGGCCGCGAGCCGCTAA
- a CDS encoding LysR family transcriptional regulator — MLKHRHIEVFHAVYQSGSVSAAARALNVSQPSVSKVLRHAESRIGFTLFRIVKGRLVPTDEAHILFREVRELQTRLDSLQQTTINLRRGSEGRLSLAVLPSLGLDVAPAAVSRFRAKNRDVSIDIQTLHNDDILRSLYERECDLAVSYDLPRHPRLAHIQLASGELVLLFRKEDWPDAPERVSLEMVAERDVISLSSTGTLANLFNEEMGEETPVRAQVSVQTYYVAAALVRRGAGVAIVDEFTARACLSDGMDFRPLVEKAAFGVYAIHLEDRPLSRLQSEFIRTLRETIAEISA, encoded by the coding sequence ATGTTGAAGCACCGTCATATCGAAGTCTTCCACGCCGTCTATCAATCCGGCTCGGTAAGCGCGGCGGCGCGGGCGCTCAATGTCTCGCAGCCTTCGGTCAGCAAGGTGCTGCGCCACGCGGAGAGCCGGATCGGCTTCACATTGTTCCGCATCGTCAAGGGCAGGCTCGTTCCCACGGACGAGGCGCATATCCTGTTCCGCGAGGTGCGCGAACTGCAGACGCGGCTCGATTCGCTGCAGCAGACGACGATCAATTTGCGGCGCGGCAGCGAGGGACGGCTCAGCCTCGCCGTGCTGCCCTCGTTGGGGCTGGACGTGGCGCCGGCGGCGGTGAGCCGCTTCCGCGCGAAGAATCGCGACGTCTCGATCGACATCCAGACGTTGCACAATGACGATATCCTGCGCTCGCTCTACGAGCGCGAATGCGATCTGGCGGTGAGCTACGATCTGCCGCGCCACCCGCGCCTCGCCCATATCCAGTTGGCGAGCGGCGAACTGGTGCTGCTGTTCCGCAAGGAGGACTGGCCCGACGCGCCCGAGCGCGTCTCGCTGGAGATGGTGGCCGAGCGGGACGTGATCAGCCTGTCCTCGACGGGCACGCTCGCGAACCTGTTCAACGAGGAGATGGGCGAGGAGACGCCCGTGCGCGCCCAGGTGAGCGTGCAGACCTATTATGTCGCGGCCGCGCTCGTGCGGCGCGGCGCGGGCGTCGCGATCGTCGATGAATTCACCGCGCGCGCCTGCCTGTCGGACGGGATGGATTTCCGTCCGCTCGTCGAGAAGGCGGCGTTCGGTGTTTATGCGATCCATCTGGAAGATCGCCCGCTGTCGCGCCTCCAAAGCGAGTTCATCCGCACGCTGCGGGAGACGATCGCGGAGATCAGTGCTTAG